A stretch of Dietzia lutea DNA encodes these proteins:
- a CDS encoding vWA domain-containing protein, with translation MTQKSPGGLSGHLVDFVDALRRKGIPVGPSEAVDAASAMVHVDLLDRAALREALASTILHKPTHRGVFDQLFDLWFPAAVGGHTPGDAVTLEVEIPTDDDGKVDPDALNDLIASLLLEDTDESRAKARALAELLVEQLGSYDSVNGPRYSAYQALSPLDTNSIMQRILDGLLGADPFDPDGSKRHAEKTAAANAAADLVRGFLREVADETRRRTAETVGRDRVAQYAVGPAAEQVDFLRANDQDLQALRRRVGPLARQLGSRLAARRRRHRHGAIDMRKTMRRSMSTGGVPVELVLRKPRPARPELVVLCDVSGSVAGFSHFTLQLVHSLREQFSRVRVFAFVDTTDEVTSFFESGSDLGTAMSRMVREAEIITYDGHSDYGHALEGFADRYAHTLTRTGSLLILGDGRNNYRDPAVGALEFVSERVGHTHWLNPEPQRQWGTGDSAAKLYSQYVPMHECRNVEQLTAVVSSLLPV, from the coding sequence ATGACCCAGAAGAGCCCGGGTGGCCTGTCCGGCCACCTCGTCGACTTCGTCGACGCACTGCGCCGTAAGGGCATCCCCGTCGGGCCCAGCGAGGCGGTCGACGCGGCCTCGGCGATGGTGCACGTCGACCTGCTCGACCGCGCCGCGCTGCGCGAGGCGCTGGCCTCGACGATCCTGCACAAGCCCACGCACCGCGGGGTGTTCGACCAGCTCTTCGACCTGTGGTTCCCGGCCGCCGTCGGCGGCCACACCCCGGGCGACGCGGTGACGCTCGAGGTGGAGATCCCGACCGACGACGACGGCAAGGTGGATCCCGACGCCCTGAACGACCTCATTGCCTCGCTGCTTCTGGAGGACACCGACGAGTCGCGCGCCAAGGCCCGGGCGCTCGCCGAACTCCTGGTGGAGCAGCTCGGCTCGTACGACTCGGTCAACGGCCCGCGCTACTCCGCCTACCAGGCGTTGAGCCCGCTGGACACCAACTCGATCATGCAGAGGATCCTCGACGGTCTACTCGGCGCCGACCCCTTCGACCCCGACGGTTCCAAGCGGCACGCGGAGAAGACCGCGGCCGCCAACGCCGCGGCGGACCTGGTGCGCGGGTTCCTACGCGAGGTCGCCGACGAGACGCGTCGCCGCACCGCCGAGACCGTGGGGCGCGACCGGGTGGCCCAGTACGCGGTCGGCCCGGCGGCCGAGCAGGTCGACTTCCTGCGCGCCAACGACCAGGATCTGCAGGCGCTCCGTCGCCGGGTCGGGCCGCTGGCGCGCCAGCTCGGGAGTCGCCTGGCCGCGCGGCGTCGCCGCCACCGGCACGGTGCCATCGACATGCGCAAGACCATGCGTCGGTCGATGTCCACGGGAGGGGTCCCCGTCGAGCTGGTCCTGCGCAAGCCGCGTCCGGCCCGGCCCGAGCTGGTGGTCCTGTGCGACGTGTCCGGGTCGGTCGCGGGCTTCAGTCACTTCACCCTCCAGCTGGTGCACTCGCTCCGTGAGCAGTTCTCCCGGGTGCGGGTCTTCGCGTTCGTCGACACCACCGACGAGGTGACCTCGTTCTTCGAATCGGGCTCCGACCTCGGGACGGCGATGAGCAGGATGGTGCGGGAGGCGGAGATCATCACCTACGACGGGCACTCCGACTACGGGCACGCTCTCGAGGGATTCGCCGACAGGTACGCCCATACGCTGACGAGGACGGGGTCGCTGCTCATCCTGGGCGACGGCCGCAACAACTACCGCGATCCCGCGGTCGGGGCGCTGGAGTTCGTCAGCGAGCGCGTCGGGCACACCCACTGGCTCAACCCGGAACCGCAGCGGCAGTGGGGGACCGGCGACTCGGCCGCCAAGTTGTACTCCCAGTACGTGCCGATGCACGAGTGCCGCAACGTCGAGCAGCTCACGGCGGTCGTCTCCAGCCTGCTGCCCGTGTGA
- the nadD gene encoding nicotinate-nucleotide adenylyltransferase: MTTTGTADGSRRRIGVMGGTFDPIHHGHLVAASEVAHRFDLDDVVFVPTGEPWQKRSREVSPAEDRYLMTVIATASNPRFSVSRVDIDRQGPTYTVDTLKDLLRQHPETELFFITGADALEKILTWRGWEEMFELATFVGVSRPGFELSDTHLTEIEDGRVYLLEIPALAISSTECRRRAADGAPVWYLVPDGVVQYIAKRNLYRPEGSTRLDGTPVATAPVHRVPVPIDSQPEENPQ, encoded by the coding sequence ATGACCACGACGGGAACCGCCGACGGCTCGCGGCGCCGCATCGGAGTGATGGGCGGAACCTTCGACCCGATCCACCACGGTCACCTCGTGGCGGCCAGCGAGGTGGCTCATCGGTTCGATCTCGACGACGTCGTGTTCGTCCCCACGGGCGAGCCGTGGCAGAAGCGTAGCCGGGAGGTCTCCCCGGCCGAGGACCGCTATCTCATGACCGTCATCGCGACGGCCTCCAACCCGCGCTTCTCGGTCAGCCGCGTGGACATCGATCGCCAGGGGCCGACCTACACGGTCGACACCCTCAAGGACCTCCTCCGTCAGCACCCGGAGACCGAGCTGTTCTTCATCACCGGTGCCGACGCGTTGGAGAAGATCCTGACCTGGCGCGGCTGGGAGGAGATGTTCGAGCTCGCCACGTTCGTCGGCGTCTCCCGCCCCGGTTTCGAGCTGTCCGACACCCATCTCACCGAGATCGAGGACGGGCGGGTCTACCTGCTCGAGATCCCGGCCCTGGCCATCTCGTCCACCGAATGCCGCCGCCGTGCGGCCGACGGCGCCCCCGTCTGGTACCTGGTACCCGACGGGGTCGTGCAGTACATCGCCAAACGCAACCTGTACCGACCGGAGGGCTCCACCCGTCTGGACGGCACCCCAGTAGCGACGGCCCCGGTGCACCGGGTTCCCGTCCCCATCGATTCGCAACCCGAGGAGAACCCCCAGTGA
- the rsfS gene encoding ribosome silencing factor produces the protein MTASPEALEMAAVAARAADDKLATDIVVIDVSDQLVITDCFVLASADTERQVNSVVEEIEDKLREAGHKPLRREGTREGRWALLDYNELVVHVQHVDERDYYSLDRLWKDCPVVEIEGVETSRPSDAAAAGGADDSLAPEEPQRDQEL, from the coding sequence GTGACCGCAAGCCCCGAGGCCCTGGAGATGGCCGCCGTCGCGGCCCGCGCCGCAGACGACAAGCTGGCGACCGACATCGTCGTCATCGACGTCTCCGACCAACTCGTCATCACCGACTGCTTCGTCCTGGCGTCCGCGGACACCGAGCGGCAGGTGAACTCCGTCGTGGAGGAGATCGAGGACAAGCTCCGCGAGGCCGGACACAAGCCACTGCGCCGCGAGGGCACCCGCGAGGGTCGTTGGGCCCTGCTCGACTACAACGAGCTCGTCGTGCACGTGCAGCACGTCGACGAGCGCGACTACTACTCGCTCGACCGGTTGTGGAAGGACTGCCCGGTCGTGGAGATCGAGGGCGTCGAGACGTCCCGGCCTTCGGATGCCGCTGCCGCCGGCGGGGCCGATGACTCGCTCGCCCCGGAGGAGCCACAGCGGGATCAGGAGCTCTGA
- a CDS encoding histidine phosphatase family protein produces the protein MTRRLILLRHGQTHYNASLRMQGQLDTELSELGVRQAHAVGRALAPRRPWTILSSDLQRAHETAKALASEVGLDVRTDPRLRETNLGTWQGMSHSEVDEQWPDARLRWRSSPRWSPPDGESRIDVARRTREVVDELVESSPEWGEHPAVIVAHGGAIAALTGALLELPVEHYPMFNGLGNTCWVQLSAHPRPADPDESQAEPEVAPTTDAARAFLWRLDQWNAGITPPVDAP, from the coding sequence GTGACCCGACGTCTCATCCTGCTGCGTCACGGCCAGACGCACTACAACGCCTCGCTGCGGATGCAGGGGCAGTTGGACACCGAACTCAGTGAGCTCGGGGTCCGGCAGGCGCACGCCGTCGGCCGGGCCCTGGCGCCCCGACGGCCGTGGACGATCCTGTCCTCGGATCTCCAGCGTGCGCACGAGACGGCGAAGGCGCTGGCGTCCGAGGTGGGACTGGATGTCCGCACCGATCCGCGGCTGCGCGAGACGAACCTGGGGACCTGGCAGGGGATGAGCCACTCGGAGGTCGACGAGCAGTGGCCGGACGCGAGGCTGCGGTGGCGCAGCAGTCCACGCTGGTCGCCGCCGGACGGGGAGAGCCGCATCGATGTGGCGCGCCGTACCCGCGAGGTCGTCGACGAGCTCGTCGAGTCGTCTCCGGAGTGGGGGGAGCACCCGGCCGTGATCGTCGCGCACGGTGGCGCCATCGCGGCGCTGACCGGGGCACTGCTCGAACTGCCCGTGGAGCACTACCCGATGTTCAACGGGCTCGGCAACACCTGCTGGGTGCAGTTGTCCGCCCACCCGCGCCCCGCTGACCCGGACGAGTCGCAGGCCGAGCCGGAGGTCGCGCCCACCACCGACGCGGCACGGGCCTTCCTGTGGCGCCTGGACCAGTGGAACGCGGGGATCACACCGCCGGTGGACGCCCCGTGA
- a CDS encoding DegV family protein codes for MTIRLVTDSCADLPAAWVRAFGITVVPLHVVEEDDKAVSTAAVTPDELAAIYADLLADPDCTGVVSVHLSKELSRTWQSASDAATRFGGRVLVSDSRGAGMAFGAAVAQCAWAADNGLGLSATYDLAERLCRGASTYAALESLEHLRRGGRISALAAIFGSALAMRPVIVLRSGSVDLAAKARTTTKAHERLRALLRDDLSRGDVLVVIHHHEAAERAGEMAAEIRKQTPFPERVIVVEFDEVLAWHLGPGTVGVSVTDLTDTEFPIPSPSPQDVD; via the coding sequence GTGACGATCCGACTGGTCACCGATTCCTGCGCGGATCTGCCGGCCGCGTGGGTGCGCGCCTTCGGCATCACGGTCGTGCCGCTGCACGTCGTGGAGGAGGACGACAAGGCCGTCTCCACCGCGGCGGTGACCCCTGACGAACTCGCGGCCATCTACGCCGACCTCCTCGCCGACCCGGACTGCACGGGTGTCGTCTCGGTGCACCTGTCGAAGGAGCTCTCGCGGACCTGGCAGTCGGCCAGCGACGCCGCCACCCGGTTCGGTGGCCGCGTCCTCGTCTCCGACTCGCGGGGGGCGGGGATGGCCTTCGGTGCCGCGGTCGCCCAGTGCGCGTGGGCCGCGGACAACGGGCTCGGGCTGTCGGCGACCTACGACCTCGCCGAGCGTCTGTGTCGGGGCGCCTCGACGTACGCGGCCCTCGAGTCGCTCGAGCATCTACGGCGGGGCGGCCGGATCAGCGCCCTGGCCGCGATCTTCGGCAGCGCGCTGGCGATGCGTCCGGTGATCGTGCTGCGGTCGGGATCGGTCGACCTCGCCGCGAAGGCACGCACCACCACGAAGGCCCATGAGCGCCTCCGCGCGCTGCTTCGAGACGATCTCTCCCGGGGCGACGTCCTGGTCGTCATCCACCACCACGAGGCCGCGGAACGGGCCGGGGAGATGGCCGCGGAGATCCGCAAGCAGACCCCGTTCCCGGAGCGCGTCATCGTCGTCGAATTCGACGAGGTCCTCGCGTGGCATCTGGGCCCCGGAACAGTGGGTGTGTCGGTGACGGACCTGACGGACACCGAATTCCCCATCCCGTCCCCCTCTCCACAGGACGTGGACTGA
- a CDS encoding ComEA family DNA-binding protein, which yields MRTETRARPADPERNPTRAAALQRLAGALAPEAVGRSYEPAAESARVPWAEPDPDGARPERVPAEEPDIAAWADPPWWARIRWAPDRLAGVALVVVVLALGAFSVHRLLAAVPAGPPVPELPLAESDAASAGGGPAPTPSAPTAPATAAAGADPDAAEGPLVVSVVGLVGRSGLVTLTPGARVADALDSAGGVLEGGDRDGLNLARRVADGEQILVGLAPGPDGPRGPRSDIVGPGPAQPPVVPGAPAAGPSAPAPAGTGAGPVDLNTADAAALESLPGVGPVTAAAILAWRSANGAFTSIDQLVEVDGIGPATLAKLRPLVTV from the coding sequence ATGCGAACCGAGACCCGGGCCCGTCCCGCCGATCCCGAGCGGAATCCGACGCGGGCGGCCGCACTGCAGCGACTGGCCGGTGCGCTCGCGCCGGAGGCGGTCGGTCGGAGTTATGAACCGGCCGCGGAGTCGGCCCGGGTGCCGTGGGCGGAACCCGATCCGGACGGAGCCCGGCCGGAGCGCGTCCCCGCCGAGGAGCCGGACATCGCCGCATGGGCCGACCCGCCGTGGTGGGCCCGCATCCGGTGGGCACCCGATCGTCTCGCCGGCGTCGCGCTGGTGGTGGTGGTCCTCGCTCTCGGGGCGTTCTCCGTGCACAGGCTGCTCGCCGCCGTCCCGGCGGGTCCGCCCGTTCCCGAGCTGCCCCTGGCGGAGTCGGACGCGGCGTCGGCGGGCGGTGGCCCGGCCCCCACGCCGTCCGCGCCGACGGCACCTGCGACGGCCGCTGCGGGAGCCGACCCGGACGCCGCGGAAGGCCCCCTCGTCGTCTCCGTGGTCGGCCTGGTGGGGCGCAGTGGGCTGGTCACCCTCACGCCCGGCGCCAGGGTCGCCGACGCACTCGACAGCGCTGGCGGGGTCCTCGAGGGCGGGGACCGGGACGGGCTCAACCTGGCGCGCAGGGTCGCGGACGGCGAGCAGATCCTCGTCGGTCTGGCCCCCGGGCCGGACGGGCCGAGGGGGCCGCGGAGCGACATCGTCGGGCCCGGCCCCGCCCAGCCTCCCGTCGTCCCGGGCGCCCCGGCGGCCGGGCCTTCCGCGCCGGCACCCGCCGGAACGGGCGCCGGGCCGGTCGATCTCAACACCGCTGACGCCGCCGCCCTGGAGTCCCTGCCCGGGGTCGGGCCGGTCACCGCGGCGGCGATCCTCGCGTGGCGGTCGGCCAACGGTGCGTTCACCAGCATCGACCAGTTGGTCGAGGTCGACGGGATAGGTCCGGCGACGCTGGCGAAGTTGCGGCCCCTGGTGACGGTGTGA
- a CDS encoding ComEC/Rec2 family competence protein: MTDPEPRAPAHAASRTPAARDLRLVVPTLAVFVATAATVALRPAVAAALAVVLLAAAAVAAVWSTGAGGRAKIDHVALGVVALACAVGAVSAGAQAARTHVLAAHPLVDLVGARTGVEAVVTGFDRPVRSGGVMVPVRVEVTGTGTAARRGELDVVLLAREGWRGLPPGTRVTTSVTVLEPRSVGEPPGLRALAPPRITGPPGWGGRIPAAVRHRFREVSDRALSGEAAGLLPSFVLGDEGGVSAETRDEFRASGLAHLAAVSGANTTYVVGAVLLAAAAAGIGRRGRLLAAALALAGFVAVVGPEPAVLRAAGTGAIGLAALGARRTGRPLAALAAIVLLVALLDPATATGAGFVLSVSATAALVVAARPVAQRLRRPWMPGPAADVLAVCLVAHVATLPILVASGLGSGPWALPANIAVAPAVPVVTVLGTAAAALGPLWQGGAVVLAAACAPALWWLDTVAGVAAGLPGSPTVTPG; the protein is encoded by the coding sequence GTGACAGATCCGGAGCCCCGGGCGCCGGCTCACGCGGCGTCCCGGACGCCGGCGGCCCGCGACCTCCGGCTGGTGGTGCCCACGCTCGCGGTGTTCGTCGCCACCGCTGCGACGGTCGCGCTCCGCCCGGCCGTCGCGGCCGCTCTCGCGGTGGTGCTGCTGGCCGCCGCCGCGGTGGCCGCGGTGTGGTCGACGGGCGCGGGTGGCAGAGCGAAGATCGACCACGTCGCACTCGGGGTGGTGGCGCTGGCGTGCGCGGTCGGTGCGGTCTCGGCGGGGGCCCAGGCGGCGCGGACGCACGTGCTGGCCGCGCACCCGCTGGTCGATCTGGTGGGCGCCCGCACCGGTGTGGAGGCGGTGGTGACAGGGTTCGACCGGCCGGTCCGCAGCGGCGGGGTCATGGTGCCCGTGCGGGTCGAGGTCACCGGGACGGGTACCGCGGCGCGCCGCGGCGAGCTCGACGTGGTGCTCCTCGCGCGGGAGGGCTGGCGGGGCCTGCCGCCGGGGACCCGGGTCACCACATCGGTGACGGTGCTGGAACCCCGATCGGTCGGCGAGCCGCCGGGCCTCCGGGCTCTCGCGCCACCCCGGATCACCGGTCCGCCGGGCTGGGGCGGCCGGATCCCCGCGGCGGTACGGCACCGTTTCCGGGAGGTGTCCGACCGGGCCCTCTCCGGGGAGGCCGCGGGTCTATTGCCGTCGTTCGTGCTCGGCGACGAGGGTGGCGTGTCGGCCGAGACTCGGGACGAGTTCCGCGCGTCCGGGCTCGCGCATCTCGCCGCCGTCTCGGGTGCCAACACGACCTACGTCGTCGGAGCGGTGTTGCTCGCGGCCGCCGCGGCGGGGATCGGCCGTCGTGGTCGCCTCCTGGCCGCGGCCCTCGCGTTGGCCGGGTTCGTCGCGGTGGTCGGCCCGGAGCCGGCCGTGCTGCGCGCGGCGGGGACGGGGGCGATCGGCCTGGCCGCACTGGGCGCGCGCCGCACCGGTAGGCCACTGGCGGCGCTGGCGGCGATCGTCCTCCTCGTGGCACTCCTCGACCCCGCGACGGCGACGGGGGCGGGTTTCGTCCTGTCCGTGTCCGCGACGGCCGCGCTCGTGGTGGCCGCGAGGCCGGTGGCCCAGCGGCTCCGCCGACCGTGGATGCCCGGCCCCGCCGCCGACGTCCTGGCGGTCTGCCTCGTCGCGCACGTGGCCACGCTCCCGATCCTCGTGGCCTCCGGGCTCGGGTCCGGGCCGTGGGCGCTACCCGCGAACATCGCGGTCGCCCCCGCGGTGCCGGTCGTGACGGTGCTGGGCACCGCGGCCGCCGCGCTCGGCCCGCTGTGGCAGGGCGGGGCCGTGGTGCTGGCCGCGGCGTGCGCGCCCGCGCTGTGGTGGCTCGACACCGTCGCCGGCGTCGCGGCCGGCCTGCCCGGCTCGCCGACGGTCACGCCCGGGTGA
- a CDS encoding RecQ family ATP-dependent DNA helicase: MTTTQAEATDPLEVANRVFGWDELRPPQAEAIRAAVSGRDVLAVLPTGYGKSAIYQLAGIMSEGPCIVVSPLIALQTDQCEGLNELADDAPTRSLAINSSMGARAQAEAWDDVLAGRVDFVFLTPEQLAKSEVLDRLREAGPSFLVVDEAHCVSAWGHDFRPDYLRLDAARHRMGSPTVIALTATASTPVREEILDRLAMYDALVLAGGFDRPELHLAVRRHVEDDDKKDAVVERAVELAGPGLVYTATRKSTEDYAARIAERAAAADRPLRVRAYHAGQKAAEREETLGAFLDGDLDVVVATNAFGMGIDKEDVRFVLHADIPDSLDTYYQEAGRAGRDREPATIELHYRSEDLGLRSFFSSHSADEEVIRAVVRHLRRADGPERLSRLKKAVDAGGKRVTGAVNLLEAAGVLTSDKRGVELVEDVRPKEAVRRAEEMSETLERIDRSRIEMMRGYAETDGCRRQFLLGYFGDELADPCGNCDTCDAGTAVDITHDAVDFPLQSAVVHREWGSGIVMSVDDDRLTVFFEEQGYRTLSLDLVREQELLTRA; this comes from the coding sequence GTGACGACGACGCAGGCCGAGGCCACCGATCCCCTCGAGGTGGCGAACCGCGTCTTCGGATGGGACGAACTGCGGCCGCCGCAGGCCGAGGCGATCCGGGCGGCGGTGAGCGGCCGGGACGTGCTGGCCGTCCTGCCCACCGGATACGGCAAGTCGGCGATCTACCAGCTCGCCGGGATCATGTCGGAGGGACCGTGCATCGTGGTCTCCCCGCTCATCGCGTTGCAGACCGACCAGTGCGAGGGGCTCAACGAGCTCGCCGACGACGCCCCCACCCGATCGCTGGCGATCAACTCCTCGATGGGCGCGCGGGCGCAGGCCGAGGCGTGGGACGACGTCCTCGCCGGGCGCGTCGACTTCGTGTTCCTCACCCCCGAGCAGCTGGCCAAGAGCGAGGTCCTCGACCGCCTCCGCGAGGCGGGCCCGAGCTTTCTCGTCGTGGACGAGGCGCACTGCGTCTCCGCCTGGGGGCACGACTTCCGCCCCGACTACCTCCGCCTCGACGCCGCGCGGCACCGAATGGGGTCGCCGACCGTCATCGCCCTCACCGCGACCGCCTCGACGCCGGTGCGGGAGGAGATCCTCGACCGGCTGGCCATGTACGACGCGCTCGTGCTCGCCGGCGGCTTCGACCGGCCGGAGCTGCACCTCGCCGTGCGGCGCCACGTGGAGGACGACGACAAGAAGGACGCGGTCGTGGAGCGGGCCGTCGAACTGGCCGGGCCCGGGCTGGTCTACACGGCGACCCGGAAGTCCACCGAGGACTACGCGGCTCGCATCGCCGAGCGCGCGGCCGCCGCGGACCGTCCGTTGCGGGTCCGCGCCTATCACGCCGGGCAGAAGGCGGCGGAGCGCGAGGAGACGCTGGGTGCCTTCCTCGACGGTGACCTCGACGTGGTGGTTGCGACGAACGCGTTCGGGATGGGCATCGACAAGGAGGACGTGCGGTTCGTCCTCCACGCCGACATCCCCGACTCGCTCGACACCTACTACCAGGAGGCCGGGCGCGCGGGACGCGACCGCGAGCCGGCCACCATCGAACTGCACTACCGCAGCGAGGACCTCGGACTGCGCAGCTTCTTCTCGTCCCACAGCGCGGACGAAGAGGTGATCCGCGCCGTCGTCCGTCACCTGCGCCGAGCGGACGGGCCGGAGCGGCTGAGCCGGCTGAAGAAGGCCGTCGACGCGGGCGGGAAGCGCGTCACGGGCGCGGTCAACCTGCTCGAGGCGGCCGGGGTGCTCACCTCCGACAAGAGGGGGGTCGAGCTCGTCGAGGACGTGCGTCCCAAGGAGGCGGTGCGCCGCGCGGAGGAGATGTCCGAGACGCTCGAGCGGATCGATCGGTCCCGGATCGAGATGATGCGCGGGTACGCGGAGACCGACGGGTGTCGACGCCAGTTCCTGCTCGGCTACTTCGGTGACGAGCTCGCCGATCCCTGTGGGAACTGCGATACCTGCGACGCCGGCACGGCCGTGGACATCACTCATGACGCGGTCGACTTCCCCCTCCAGTCCGCGGTGGTCCACCGGGAGTGGGGATCAGGGATCGTCATGAGTGTCGACGACGACCGTCTCACCGTGTTCTTCGAGGAGCAGGGGTACCGGACTCTGTCCCTGGATCTCGTCCGCGAGCAAGAGCTGCTCACCCGGGCGTGA
- a CDS encoding (2Fe-2S)-binding protein, with protein sequence MEMRITLRVDGAQHEVTVDTRTTLLDALRDRIGNYSPKKGCDHGQCGSCTVLVDDRRVTSCLSLAVAQDSRDVVTAAGLSDEGLHPVQQAFVDTDAFQCGYCTPGQVCSVVGMLDEAGQGAPSHVTEDLDAEVELTDEEIRERMSGNLCRCAAYPNIVAAIRQVRDSAPADREGARP encoded by the coding sequence ATGGAGATGCGCATCACGCTCCGGGTCGACGGCGCGCAGCACGAGGTCACGGTGGACACGCGGACCACGCTGCTGGACGCGCTGCGCGATCGGATCGGCAACTACTCGCCCAAGAAGGGGTGCGACCACGGCCAATGCGGTTCGTGCACCGTGCTGGTGGACGACCGCCGGGTCACCTCGTGCCTGTCCCTGGCGGTGGCACAGGACAGCCGGGACGTCGTCACGGCTGCCGGATTGTCCGACGAAGGGCTCCACCCGGTCCAGCAGGCGTTCGTCGACACCGACGCGTTCCAGTGCGGGTACTGCACACCCGGGCAGGTGTGCAGCGTCGTGGGGATGCTCGACGAGGCCGGACAGGGCGCCCCGAGCCACGTCACGGAGGACCTCGACGCCGAGGTCGAGCTGACCGACGAGGAGATCAGGGAACGGATGAGCGGCAATTTGTGTCGGTGCGCGGCGTACCCGAACATCGTCGCCGCGATCCGGCAGGTCCGGGACTCCGCGCCCGCCGACCGGGAAGGGGCCCGACCATGA
- a CDS encoding FAD binding domain-containing protein: MRPFRYERPEDTDAAVALLSEHDGARPLAGGTNLVDLMKLGVATPDVVVDVSRLPLDTVDPLDGGGARIGANVRNADLAAHPLIRRDYPVLSRALLSAASPQLRNLATTGGNLLQRTRCVYFQDVTTPCNKREPGSGCSAIGGYTRYHAVFGHSDDCIATHPSDMAVALAVLDATVVALGPGGERRIPAADFHRLPGDRPHLDTVLERDELVVAVELPPPVTGAVSTYRKVRDRASFAFALVSVAAHLEIDDDEVITGVRIACGGVAHKPWRAARAEELLTGRAASTAAFAEAADAELADATPVEGAEFKVPLLRRTIIAVLRDLAAEATGGRAGITGEEGPR, translated from the coding sequence ATGAGACCGTTCCGCTACGAGCGCCCGGAGGACACCGACGCGGCGGTCGCGCTGCTCAGCGAGCACGACGGTGCGAGGCCGCTGGCCGGCGGCACCAACCTGGTCGACCTGATGAAGCTCGGGGTGGCGACCCCCGACGTCGTCGTGGACGTGTCCCGGCTCCCGTTGGACACCGTCGACCCACTGGACGGGGGCGGGGCGCGGATCGGCGCCAACGTCCGCAACGCCGACCTCGCCGCGCATCCGCTCATCCGGAGGGACTACCCGGTGCTGAGCCGGGCGCTGCTCTCGGCGGCCTCGCCGCAGCTGCGCAACCTCGCCACGACCGGCGGCAACCTCCTCCAACGCACCCGCTGCGTCTACTTCCAGGACGTCACCACACCGTGCAACAAGCGTGAGCCCGGCAGTGGGTGCTCCGCGATCGGTGGGTACACCCGCTACCACGCCGTGTTCGGTCACTCGGACGACTGCATCGCCACGCACCCCTCCGACATGGCCGTCGCGCTGGCCGTGCTCGACGCGACGGTGGTGGCCCTCGGGCCCGGTGGTGAGCGCCGGATCCCGGCGGCGGACTTCCACCGCCTGCCGGGGGACCGGCCGCATCTCGACACGGTCCTCGAGCGAGACGAACTGGTGGTCGCGGTGGAGCTACCGCCGCCGGTGACCGGCGCCGTCTCGACCTACCGGAAGGTCCGCGACCGGGCGTCGTTCGCGTTCGCGCTCGTCTCCGTCGCCGCGCACCTGGAGATCGACGACGACGAGGTGATCACCGGCGTCCGGATCGCGTGCGGCGGGGTGGCGCACAAGCCGTGGCGGGCGGCCAGGGCCGAGGAGCTGCTCACCGGGCGCGCGGCGAGCACCGCGGCGTTCGCCGAAGCGGCGGACGCCGAACTCGCGGACGCGACGCCCGTAGAGGGCGCCGAGTTCAAGGTCCCGCTGCTACGGCGGACCATCATCGCCGTCCTGCGCGACCTCGCCGCGGAGGCCACGGGCGGCCGCGCGGGCATCACCGGAGAGGAGGGTCCGCGATGA